In [Clostridium] cellulosi, one genomic interval encodes:
- a CDS encoding hypothetical protein (Family membership) has product MKSTGIVRRVDELGRIVLPIELRRTLEISEKDALEIYVDGDSVVLKKYEPSCVFCGNAKDVVNFKGRNICPACIKELAGK; this is encoded by the coding sequence ATGAAATCTACCGGCATCGTACGTAGAGTAGACGAACTGGGTCGTATTGTATTACCAATCGAGCTTCGTAGAACATTGGAAATTTCCGAAAAAGATGCTCTTGAAATCTATGTTGACGGTGATTCAGTAGTTCTTAAGAAATATGAACCGTCTTGCGTATTTTGCGGCAACGCAAAAGACGTTGTGAATTTCAAAGGCAGAAATATTTGCCCGGCTTGCATTAAAGAACTTGCAGGCAAATAA
- a CDS encoding nucleoside recognition domain-containing protein (High confidence in function and specificity), which yields MMNWIWFILIAVSVVFGIATGRINEVSQATLNGAVNAVTLFLTLLGSICLWNGLMKIADACGITKALAKILAPITKHLFPDLSPSGPGMKAICMNMAANFLGLGNAATPFGLSAMKYMSKQAIDKNTATNSMAMFIVINTACLQLIPTTIAVIRIKYGSSSPFEILPCVWMSSIVTLICGIILARLFENTSLHTTRIKAKRPT from the coding sequence ATGATGAATTGGATATGGTTCATACTTATCGCTGTCTCAGTAGTATTCGGGATTGCAACCGGCCGAATAAACGAAGTTTCTCAAGCAACTTTAAACGGAGCGGTAAACGCTGTGACACTTTTTCTTACGTTGCTCGGCAGTATATGCCTCTGGAACGGGCTTATGAAAATAGCGGATGCCTGCGGTATTACAAAGGCATTGGCAAAAATTCTTGCACCCATCACCAAACACCTCTTCCCCGACCTTTCGCCGTCCGGGCCGGGCATGAAGGCGATATGTATGAATATGGCCGCAAATTTTCTCGGGCTCGGCAATGCCGCCACTCCGTTCGGGCTCAGCGCCATGAAATACATGTCCAAGCAAGCGATTGACAAAAATACCGCAACAAATTCAATGGCTATGTTTATTGTGATTAACACTGCTTGCCTTCAACTGATTCCAACAACAATAGCAGTTATACGAATTAAATATGGCTCTTCTTCTCCTTTTGAGATACTGCCATGTGTATGGATGTCCTCGATTGTAACGCTGATATGCGGAATTATATTGGCACGTCTTTTTGAAAACACATCCCTGCATACTACCAGGATAAAAGCAAAACGGCCAACCTAA
- a CDS encoding hypothetical protein (High confidence in function and specificity): protein MPQFGVYAVPIAILGIVLCGIIKKQNIFDLFLNGAKEGITVAFNILPALVGLMMAVEMFKASGAMDFIVSAFAPIGKALNFPSEVIPLAIMRPISGSGSLTVFESLLKTYGPDSFIGRVASVMQGSTETTFYTVAVYYGSVGVTKTRHTLPAALSADFIGFIMSIISVKLILGG, encoded by the coding sequence ATGCCGCAATTCGGTGTTTACGCGGTTCCTATTGCCATACTTGGAATAGTGCTCTGCGGTATTATCAAAAAGCAAAATATATTCGATTTGTTTTTAAACGGTGCCAAAGAAGGTATTACAGTCGCGTTTAACATTCTTCCCGCACTTGTCGGGCTGATGATGGCTGTTGAAATGTTCAAGGCGTCCGGCGCTATGGATTTTATTGTATCAGCATTCGCACCGATTGGAAAAGCGCTTAATTTCCCGAGTGAAGTCATCCCCCTTGCGATTATGAGACCCATTTCAGGCAGCGGTTCCCTCACTGTTTTTGAAAGCCTGCTCAAAACCTACGGGCCAGACTCATTCATCGGGCGGGTGGCTTCCGTTATGCAGGGTTCGACCGAAACTACCTTTTATACTGTTGCAGTGTATTACGGTTCTGTTGGCGTCACAAAGACCCGTCATACACTGCCTGCAGCATTGAGTGCCGATTTTATCGGCTTTATTATGAGCATAATCTCCGTAAAACTGATTTTGGGCGGATAA